In Streptomyces sp. NBC_00390, the following are encoded in one genomic region:
- a CDS encoding IS3 family transposase (programmed frameshift), with amino-acid sequence MAMKDYSDEFKADAVGLYASTPGATYKSIAADLGVNRATLREWVLRDRERRGITAAAAKPDAQPREAAPSADPNERVRQLEARVAELEASERKLATERDILRKAAKYFRRDELVRGRFQFVDDHRDIYEVKRLCHVLDVNRSSYYKWLAGAEARAARQHKDRILAEEIREVHGESGGAYGSPRVTAELREKGRRVNEKRVARIMRTFSITGIRLRRRVRTTVPDPAASPVPDLFQRDFTATEPGRKYMGDITYLALAGGEFLYLATVLDCFSRKVVGWSIADHMRTDLVADALRMAASTRGGLDGAVFHSDHGAQYGSRAFAGLCDHLGVTRSMGAVGTSADNAACESFHASLKRETLQGTHDYGDADTCRRTVFAWLTRYNTRRRHSANGHLSPNEYEHRHHTATLTLAA; translated from the exons ATGGCGATGAAGGACTACTCGGACGAGTTCAAGGCTGATGCCGTGGGCCTGTACGCGTCCACACCCGGGGCGACCTACAAGAGCATCGCCGCCGACCTGGGCGTCAACCGGGCCACCCTGCGCGAGTGGGTGCTGCGGGACCGCGAACGCCGTGGCATCACCGCCGCTGCTGCGAAGCCGGACGCCCAACCTCGGGAGGCGGCGCCATCCGCCGATCCGAACGAGCGGGTCCGGCAGCTGGAGGCGCGGGTGGCAGAACTCGAGGCGAGTGAGCGCAAGCTCGCCACCGAGCGGGACATCCTCCGCAAGGCGGCCAAGTATTTC CGGAGAGACGAACTGGTGAGGGGCCGCTTCCAGTTCGTTGACGACCACCGGGACATCTACGAGGTGAAGCGGCTCTGCCACGTCCTGGACGTGAACCGATCCAGCTACTACAAGTGGCTCGCCGGCGCCGAGGCCCGGGCCGCCCGGCAGCACAAGGACCGGATCCTGGCCGAGGAGATCCGCGAGGTCCACGGCGAGTCCGGCGGCGCCTACGGCTCCCCGCGAGTGACCGCCGAGCTCCGCGAGAAAGGGCGGCGGGTCAACGAAAAGCGGGTCGCCCGGATCATGCGGACGTTCTCCATCACCGGCATCCGCCTGCGCAGACGCGTGCGCACCACCGTCCCGGACCCGGCAGCCTCACCGGTTCCAGATCTGTTCCAGCGGGACTTCACCGCCACCGAGCCGGGGCGGAAGTACATGGGCGACATCACGTATCTCGCGCTCGCAGGCGGGGAGTTCCTCTACCTTGCGACCGTGCTGGACTGCTTCAGCCGCAAGGTCGTCGGCTGGTCCATCGCCGACCACATGCGCACCGACCTGGTCGCCGACGCACTGCGGATGGCAGCCTCGACCCGAGGCGGCCTGGACGGCGCCGTGTTCCACTCCGACCACGGGGCCCAATACGGATCCCGGGCCTTCGCAGGCCTCTGCGACCACCTCGGGGTCACCCGGTCGATGGGCGCAGTCGGCACCAGCGCCGACAACGCGGCCTGCGAAAGCTTCCACGCGTCCCTGAAACGCGAGACCCTCCAGGGCACCCACGACTACGGCGACGCCGACACCTGCCGCAGGACCGTCTTCGCCTGGCTAACCCGCTACAACACCCGCCGCCGACACTCCGCCAACGGCCACCTCAGCCCCAACGAATACGAACACCGACACCACACCGCTACACTCACGCTCGCCGCGTGA
- a CDS encoding DUF6009 family protein, whose translation MSSLLHESQLTHEANVVWLEDLDTLDYVRQALDKSARRSGKPRYARDGRMVGYAELDKDAEANPDSGLFQRRTFFLLPHDRPNEPDGLYKEGAPGEAVDPRTIRPRRVGEKTPRSQGKRTNEIVSS comes from the coding sequence ATGAGCTCGCTGCTGCACGAAAGCCAGCTCACACACGAGGCAAACGTGGTGTGGCTGGAAGACCTCGATACCCTCGACTACGTCCGTCAGGCGCTTGACAAAAGCGCCCGCCGTAGCGGGAAGCCCCGCTACGCCCGTGACGGACGCATGGTCGGTTACGCGGAGCTCGACAAGGACGCCGAGGCCAACCCAGACAGCGGCCTATTCCAGCGTCGCACCTTTTTCCTTCTACCCCATGACCGGCCCAACGAGCCCGACGGCCTCTACAAGGAAGGCGCACCCGGCGAAGCGGTCGACCCCCGGACCATCAGGCCGCGCCGCGTGGGCGAGAAGACTCCTCGTTCCCAAGGGAAGCGCACGAACGAGATAGTGTCCTCCTGA
- a CDS encoding tetratricopeptide repeat protein, which produces MTSGTGDVHSYISGGRQDVVITGRDFHAPITITTGAAKVPAYLQHPERWPCAARWEALAAGAHRARPGEDGGAVPVYVPRDVDQVLRRQLAAAAEEGGMVLVVGDSTAGKTRAAFEAVRDVLPEHRVLSPLRGSDLPAALEVVVGLQVRCVIWLDDLENYLGLDGLEPGLLAELVRLRIPVMATMRLQQYQAFRPYGGSDGLTDVAAQQMAAIGARVLNQVEPVELNRLWSPTELERAAQCSDERITEALVHHESYGVAEYLAAGPALWREWRHASRVGGNPRGAALVAAAVDLSRTGLRPPYSLHLLSELHEGHLADAGGPLLRPEDHSQALTWAARVRFGVTSLLLPSTEPDFWSVFDYLVDQTHTPIGEQTWQAALDTADDTDRYTVGMHAYRSGVTQVAELAWRPLADAGVTRAAFSLGHMLSQSERVTEAEAWLRRAVAGGNPHAANNLGLLLHSLGRVQEAEETLRISLSLDASMPVTNLASLLAETGRLSEAEAILRKAAQAGNPQAAVNLGVMLAKAGNSKEAEKMYRRAAAAGERLALFNLALHLEESGRTAEAENAYRRAIEAGHTGAAFNLGTILLTADRRDEAEPFLRQAVEDGHTGAAVNLGTMLLQAERYDEAEPVLRRAVEDGHVRSLFNLGVLLSEVGHDEEAEQAYRKAYTAGHSGAAKNLGMLLTSVGRTDEAEAMYRTAFAAGHAKVAPQLAVLLAETGRLSEAEALCRRAAESGDTAAALTMGFLLSEAGRNDEAERMYRIAHRAGDAQAAESLGVLLNQAGRVEEAEAVFRWAANAGHSSAAVNLGTLLLRSGRPEEAEEIYRWALDAGDTKAAANLGALLATSGRFEEAEVMLRCALDAGYDDAAFNLGLLFAQSGRTSEAEAMYRHALQHGITDAAYQLGRLLLETGGEDEADPVHRVSLNAVRTRQFSNFFDQLVASGKLEEAEAHFRDALATSDHDDAALGLAHILELAGRTAEAEEMYRGAVEAGHGGALLGLGNLLMEAGRAEEAEEIFRRAADAGDTDAALNLGVVLAEAGRTEEAVALLRMAAEAGHPSAAHNLSVVLSREKSEGRAWIGRV; this is translated from the coding sequence GTGACCAGCGGAACCGGTGACGTGCACAGCTACATCTCTGGCGGCCGGCAAGATGTTGTCATCACGGGTCGGGACTTTCACGCACCCATCACCATCACCACGGGCGCGGCCAAGGTGCCGGCATATCTGCAGCACCCCGAACGATGGCCATGTGCCGCGCGCTGGGAGGCACTGGCCGCAGGCGCCCACCGGGCCCGGCCAGGCGAAGATGGCGGTGCTGTCCCTGTCTACGTGCCACGGGATGTCGACCAGGTCTTGCGCCGCCAACTCGCCGCTGCCGCCGAGGAGGGCGGGATGGTGCTCGTCGTCGGGGACTCCACAGCGGGCAAGACGCGGGCCGCGTTCGAAGCCGTCCGTGACGTGCTGCCTGAGCACCGCGTCTTGTCGCCGCTGCGGGGGAGTGACCTGCCGGCAGCGTTGGAGGTGGTGGTCGGCCTCCAGGTGCGGTGCGTGATCTGGCTCGACGATTTGGAGAACTATCTCGGTCTCGATGGTCTAGAACCTGGGCTGCTGGCCGAGCTGGTGCGCCTGCGCATTCCTGTGATGGCCACGATGCGTCTGCAGCAGTATCAGGCTTTCAGACCGTACGGGGGTTCCGACGGCCTCACCGATGTAGCAGCTCAGCAGATGGCAGCTATCGGAGCCCGTGTGCTGAATCAGGTCGAGCCGGTCGAACTGAACCGGTTATGGAGCCCCACCGAGCTCGAGCGGGCTGCCCAGTGCAGTGACGAGCGGATCACAGAGGCACTCGTCCACCATGAGTCCTACGGGGTCGCGGAGTACCTTGCCGCCGGTCCAGCGCTCTGGCGTGAGTGGCGCCACGCATCACGAGTGGGTGGGAACCCTCGAGGAGCGGCGCTTGTCGCTGCCGCTGTCGACTTGTCCCGTACAGGACTTCGTCCTCCTTACTCCCTGCACCTTCTGTCCGAGCTGCACGAGGGCCATCTGGCCGATGCAGGTGGGCCGCTGCTGCGACCCGAAGACCATTCGCAGGCCTTGACCTGGGCTGCCCGCGTACGCTTCGGCGTGACCAGCCTGCTGCTGCCGTCCACCGAGCCGGATTTCTGGTCAGTCTTCGACTACCTCGTCGACCAAACCCACACCCCCATTGGCGAACAAACCTGGCAGGCCGCGCTCGACACAGCGGATGACACCGACCGCTACACCGTCGGTATGCACGCGTATCGGTCCGGAGTCACGCAGGTCGCCGAGTTGGCCTGGCGCCCGCTCGCCGATGCTGGAGTTACCAGAGCGGCGTTCAGCCTCGGCCATATGCTCAGTCAGTCAGAGCGGGTGACCGAGGCAGAGGCATGGTTGCGTCGGGCTGTCGCCGGGGGAAACCCCCATGCGGCGAACAACCTCGGCCTCTTGCTCCATAGCTTGGGTCGCGTCCAGGAAGCCGAAGAGACGCTCCGGATCTCCCTGAGCTTGGACGCCTCCATGCCCGTGACAAACCTCGCCTCCCTCCTTGCCGAAACCGGGCGCCTCAGCGAGGCCGAAGCGATACTCCGCAAGGCTGCCCAGGCAGGCAACCCGCAAGCCGCAGTCAATCTCGGCGTCATGCTGGCCAAGGCCGGCAACAGCAAGGAAGCCGAGAAGATGTACCGCCGCGCCGCTGCCGCCGGCGAGCGTCTGGCTCTCTTCAACCTTGCGCTGCACCTGGAAGAGTCTGGACGGACCGCCGAAGCCGAGAATGCGTATCGCAGGGCCATCGAGGCCGGGCATACCGGTGCCGCATTCAATCTGGGCACCATCCTGCTCACGGCAGACCGTCGTGACGAGGCGGAGCCGTTTCTTCGACAGGCCGTTGAGGACGGACATACCGGTGCCGCGGTGAATCTGGGAACCATGCTCCTGCAGGCGGAGCGCTACGACGAGGCAGAGCCCGTGCTTCGCAGGGCCGTTGAGGACGGACACGTAAGGAGCCTGTTCAACCTGGGTGTGCTTTTGAGCGAGGTGGGACACGACGAGGAGGCTGAACAGGCCTACCGGAAGGCGTACACGGCCGGACACAGCGGCGCCGCCAAGAACCTCGGAATGCTGCTCACCAGCGTGGGGCGTACCGACGAGGCGGAAGCGATGTATCGCACGGCATTTGCTGCCGGACACGCCAAGGTGGCTCCCCAGCTGGCTGTCCTGCTCGCCGAGACCGGGCGCCTGAGCGAAGCGGAGGCCCTCTGCCGCCGTGCAGCAGAAAGTGGTGACACTGCCGCCGCATTGACGATGGGGTTTCTCCTCAGTGAGGCAGGCCGCAACGACGAGGCAGAGCGCATGTACCGGATCGCCCATAGGGCCGGCGACGCGCAGGCGGCGGAGTCTCTCGGTGTCCTTCTGAATCAGGCCGGACGGGTAGAAGAAGCCGAAGCAGTCTTTCGCTGGGCCGCCAATGCCGGGCACTCCAGCGCTGCGGTGAACCTCGGCACACTGCTGCTGCGATCCGGGCGCCCTGAAGAAGCCGAAGAGATCTACCGATGGGCTCTCGACGCGGGGGACACCAAGGCAGCGGCCAACCTCGGTGCTTTGCTGGCCACCAGTGGGCGCTTTGAAGAAGCTGAAGTGATGCTGCGGTGCGCGCTGGACGCAGGCTATGACGACGCCGCTTTCAACCTCGGGCTCCTCTTCGCCCAATCGGGACGGACCTCGGAGGCCGAAGCGATGTATCGGCACGCCCTCCAGCACGGCATCACCGACGCCGCCTACCAACTCGGTCGACTACTGCTCGAAACCGGAGGAGAGGATGAAGCCGACCCGGTGCACCGCGTCTCGCTCAACGCTGTCCGCACCAGGCAGTTCTCCAACTTCTTTGATCAACTCGTGGCAAGCGGCAAGCTCGAGGAGGCGGAAGCCCACTTCCGCGATGCCCTGGCTACCAGCGACCACGACGACGCTGCTCTCGGTCTTGCACACATCCTTGAGCTGGCTGGGCGGACAGCCGAAGCGGAGGAGATGTACCGCGGCGCTGTCGAGGCAGGCCACGGTGGTGCCTTGCTCGGTCTGGGCAACCTGCTGATGGAAGCTGGTCGAGCAGAGGAAGCCGAAGAGATATTCCGACGGGCCGCGGATGCTGGGGACACCGATGCTGCACTCAACCTCGGTGTAGTCCTTGCAGAGGCAGGCAGGACAGAAGAAGCAGTGGCCTTGCTTCGGATGGCCGCAGAAGCAGGCCATCCCAGCGCTGCACACAATCTCTCAGTCGTGCTCTCAAGGGAAAAATCTGAGGGTAGGGCGTGGATCGGACGCGTCTGA
- a CDS encoding bifunctional DNA primase/polymerase — protein MQRHADTASSGVAQLPRPADVARWLAGRQWPVHPLAPGRKTPPANCEPCRTRSHDPAQCPCHAQGLWCHGFHSATTDLALIDSWWTKEPRAGVGVSCGPAHLVVLDVDAHAAHVPDRNRLLPGISIPDAVNLDGLASGFDTLALLAAYRQEQNPAEDDTTLRVRTPSGGLHIWYLNPEPRVRYRSSTGSSPKTALVWQVDVRAHGGYIVAPATRTTTGVYTPLGSVREPALLPAWLATELTRTGHVIQSAPVPAPRPRNSAGPRPRAGGAQALLQPLIETVRECAAQAEGTSFTEKLNRAAYTAGGLVGSGHLKQAEARQELAEAAHFARPHQTRRSETIIDAALSAGADRPFHPKGLA, from the coding sequence GTGCAGCGCCACGCCGACACGGCTTCTTCCGGAGTCGCGCAGCTGCCGCGACCCGCGGACGTCGCCCGGTGGCTCGCAGGCCGACAGTGGCCCGTCCACCCCCTCGCCCCTGGGCGCAAGACCCCGCCCGCCAACTGCGAGCCATGCCGCACCCGCTCACACGACCCCGCACAGTGCCCCTGCCATGCTCAGGGACTCTGGTGCCACGGCTTCCACAGCGCGACCACCGATCTTGCTCTGATCGACTCCTGGTGGACCAAGGAGCCCCGCGCGGGTGTCGGCGTGTCCTGCGGGCCAGCGCATCTCGTCGTCCTGGACGTCGACGCCCACGCCGCACATGTACCGGACCGCAACCGCTTGTTGCCGGGCATCTCCATCCCGGACGCGGTGAACCTCGATGGGCTCGCCTCGGGCTTCGACACCCTGGCTCTCCTCGCGGCCTACCGGCAGGAGCAGAACCCGGCAGAGGACGACACGACCTTGCGCGTACGAACTCCGTCCGGCGGGCTGCACATCTGGTACCTGAACCCCGAACCACGCGTCCGCTACCGCTCGTCCACCGGCTCCAGCCCCAAGACGGCCCTCGTCTGGCAGGTCGATGTACGAGCTCACGGCGGATACATCGTCGCCCCTGCCACCCGTACGACCACCGGCGTCTACACCCCGCTGGGGTCCGTACGGGAACCCGCACTCCTCCCCGCCTGGCTGGCCACCGAACTGACACGTACGGGACACGTCATACAGTCGGCTCCCGTCCCGGCTCCGCGCCCGCGCAACAGCGCAGGCCCCCGCCCCCGAGCCGGCGGCGCTCAGGCCCTCCTGCAACCGCTCATCGAAACTGTCCGTGAATGCGCTGCCCAGGCGGAAGGAACCAGCTTCACCGAGAAGCTCAACCGAGCCGCTTACACAGCCGGCGGACTTGTCGGGTCGGGCCACCTCAAACAGGCCGAAGCCCGCCAAGAGCTAGCAGAAGCCGCTCACTTTGCGCGTCCCCATCAGACCCGCCGCAGTGAGACGATCATCGACGCAGCCCTTTCCGCAGGTGCCGACCGCCCGTTTCACCCCAAAGGACTCGCATGA
- a CDS encoding ParA family protein, which produces MTSPSQGDREKVVSKLPAGLQQDLKIRTAQHGIDIQHAVEAGITAWRGLGANLSPIDTAGAKSFSTWLPPGQWENFRKDCAARGVSIVQGLTQSVQVWLDKNPAPHVQRPVVVKRRIVCNQKGGVGKTAVTAGIGEALAEDSDSLHSVRISKHFAALLSEDQEDSPFDYEDLPGLGQRVLLVDFDPQCHLTKQLGHEPLPLEGDSLTKHMAGEAKGELQDLIVEVSDERFGDRLHLLPACTDAFLLDVKLSGVRAREAALERALAPLEDNYDAILVDCPPSLGLSMDAAAYYGRRRPDEEPGNSGVLVVVQAEDSSADAYGLLTSQIEDLRSDMGLELEYLGIVVNHYDARRGYIATSSLENWMSIKDPRVVGVIGDLKEQKEAVRVKRPLLAYAPKCDQAVAMRALAREIA; this is translated from the coding sequence ATGACATCGCCCTCCCAAGGCGACCGGGAAAAGGTCGTCTCCAAGCTCCCAGCCGGGCTGCAGCAGGACTTGAAGATCCGTACTGCGCAGCACGGCATCGACATCCAGCACGCGGTCGAGGCGGGCATCACGGCCTGGCGCGGGCTGGGCGCAAACCTCTCCCCCATCGACACCGCCGGCGCCAAGTCCTTCTCGACCTGGCTTCCCCCCGGCCAGTGGGAAAACTTCCGCAAGGACTGCGCTGCCCGAGGCGTATCCATCGTCCAGGGCCTCACCCAGTCCGTTCAGGTGTGGCTGGACAAGAATCCCGCTCCCCACGTCCAACGGCCCGTCGTGGTCAAGCGCCGCATCGTCTGCAACCAGAAGGGCGGAGTCGGCAAGACCGCCGTCACCGCTGGCATCGGCGAAGCACTCGCCGAGGACTCCGACAGCCTCCACTCCGTGCGGATCTCCAAGCACTTCGCCGCCCTCCTCAGTGAAGACCAGGAAGACTCCCCCTTCGACTACGAAGATCTACCCGGCCTCGGTCAGCGGGTCCTGCTGGTCGACTTCGACCCGCAATGCCACCTCACCAAGCAACTCGGGCACGAGCCCCTCCCACTCGAAGGCGACAGTCTCACCAAGCACATGGCCGGCGAGGCCAAGGGCGAACTCCAAGACCTCATCGTCGAAGTCAGCGACGAACGCTTCGGAGACCGACTGCACCTCCTGCCGGCGTGCACCGACGCCTTCCTCCTCGACGTCAAACTGTCCGGCGTACGTGCACGAGAAGCTGCCCTCGAGCGCGCACTGGCACCGCTCGAGGACAACTACGACGCCATCCTGGTGGACTGCCCGCCCAGCCTCGGACTGAGCATGGACGCGGCCGCCTACTACGGCCGACGACGCCCTGACGAGGAACCCGGCAACTCAGGCGTACTGGTAGTCGTCCAGGCCGAGGACAGCTCCGCCGACGCATACGGCCTCCTCACCTCCCAGATCGAGGACCTCCGCAGCGACATGGGCCTCGAGCTCGAGTACCTCGGCATCGTCGTGAACCACTACGACGCCCGCCGCGGCTACATCGCCACCTCCTCCCTCGAGAACTGGATGTCGATAAAGGATCCACGCGTCGTCGGCGTCATCGGAGACCTCAAAGAGCAGAAGGAAGCGGTGCGAGTAAAGCGGCCACTTCTCGCCTACGCCCCCAAGTGCGACCAGGCAGTGGCCATGCGCGCACTCGCACGGGAGATCGCATGA
- a CDS encoding winged helix-turn-helix transcriptional regulator: MKTFVEPSGLPADAFSVKCPTRQVLDHIAGKWTVLVVDALLAGTMRYTDLSRRIEGVSQKMLTQTLRSLEADGFVTRTVYPTIPPRVDYNLTPLGRSLAEPITALRQWTENHINEIEQARSRTHPDPPLVAAPCAAISPIKPGEPSRSQH; this comes from the coding sequence GTGAAGACCTTCGTAGAGCCCTCCGGGCTGCCGGCCGACGCCTTCTCGGTGAAGTGCCCGACCCGGCAGGTGCTCGACCACATCGCAGGCAAGTGGACGGTCCTCGTCGTGGACGCCCTCCTCGCGGGCACCATGCGATACACCGACCTGAGCCGACGTATCGAGGGCGTCTCACAGAAGATGCTCACCCAGACCCTGCGCAGTCTCGAAGCCGACGGGTTCGTCACCCGCACCGTCTACCCCACCATCCCGCCCCGGGTCGACTACAACCTCACACCGCTCGGCCGCAGCCTGGCCGAGCCCATCACTGCGCTCCGGCAGTGGACGGAAAACCACATCAACGAGATCGAACAAGCCCGCAGCCGAACACACCCTGACCCGCCTTTAGTTGCTGCACCATGCGCAGCCATCTCGCCCATCAAACCCGGCGAACCTTCCCGGTCACAGCACTAG
- a CDS encoding DNA primase family protein, whose translation MSSAESSRFDAAAAAQQMLDIEAATPVRVPPQQVQTPPASNTPALLPSMLTDRGNAKLFAQLYSDQFRHVEGLGWYCWDQFRWKRVGGEKAALWAAGDMAEQMAATDPRGIFSDREIAQHRRRTMSTSGMKALLHQAKAAPALSLDPDVLDGDAYALCTPAGVVDLRNGRLRKSDPLRDLHSRATNVAPQAMPTPRWHAFLDDTFGDDAKGQEMIDFLHLLLGYSITGDVGAQVLPFLWGKGANGKSVLLDVMIQVMGDYADAAPPGFLMDKGNFAEHSTELTELHGRRIFVCSELKPNDKFDEARVKLLTGGDKIKARRMRQDYFSFTPTHKLWLLGNHQPEVGTGGHAFWRRIRLIPFERVVPAERKIDNLAGELVQEEGPGILQWLIQGAIRYLTTRDALTGPASVRLATAAYETTEDHIGRFLSECCIRQGPDTGDLRVEQGLLYAMYTGWCSSEGIRADTARAFAGRIRQEVGLASPAEMLKSSGKKYYPALALLPDDDTIRPDGPTGGQA comes from the coding sequence ATGAGTAGCGCCGAGAGCAGCCGCTTCGACGCCGCCGCCGCCGCTCAGCAGATGCTCGACATCGAGGCTGCCACCCCGGTCCGGGTCCCTCCTCAGCAGGTGCAAACGCCCCCCGCGAGCAACACCCCCGCGCTACTGCCGTCCATGCTCACCGACCGAGGCAACGCAAAGCTGTTTGCCCAGCTCTACAGCGACCAGTTCCGCCACGTCGAAGGCCTCGGCTGGTACTGCTGGGACCAGTTCAGGTGGAAGCGGGTGGGCGGCGAGAAAGCCGCCCTCTGGGCCGCCGGTGACATGGCCGAACAGATGGCGGCCACCGACCCCCGCGGCATCTTCAGCGACCGCGAGATCGCCCAGCACCGCCGCCGAACCATGTCCACCAGCGGAATGAAGGCCCTGCTCCATCAGGCCAAGGCCGCGCCCGCCCTCAGCCTTGACCCCGATGTCCTCGACGGCGACGCCTACGCCCTATGCACCCCCGCTGGCGTCGTCGACCTACGCAACGGCCGTCTGCGCAAATCCGATCCTCTGCGCGACCTCCACTCCCGCGCCACCAACGTGGCCCCCCAGGCCATGCCCACCCCGCGCTGGCACGCCTTCCTGGACGACACCTTCGGCGACGACGCCAAGGGCCAGGAAATGATCGACTTCCTCCACCTGCTCCTGGGGTACTCGATCACCGGTGACGTCGGCGCGCAGGTCCTGCCCTTCCTGTGGGGCAAGGGCGCCAACGGCAAGTCGGTCCTTCTGGACGTCATGATCCAGGTCATGGGCGACTACGCTGACGCGGCCCCGCCCGGTTTCCTGATGGACAAGGGAAATTTCGCAGAACACTCCACCGAGCTCACCGAGCTCCACGGCCGCCGCATCTTCGTCTGCAGCGAGCTCAAGCCCAACGACAAGTTCGACGAGGCACGCGTCAAGCTCCTCACCGGCGGAGACAAAATCAAGGCCCGCCGCATGCGTCAGGACTACTTCAGCTTTACCCCCACCCACAAGCTCTGGCTGCTCGGCAACCACCAGCCCGAAGTCGGCACCGGCGGCCACGCCTTCTGGCGCCGTATCCGCCTCATCCCCTTCGAACGCGTCGTACCCGCCGAGCGGAAGATCGACAACCTGGCAGGTGAACTCGTTCAGGAAGAAGGCCCCGGCATCCTGCAGTGGCTCATCCAGGGGGCGATCCGCTACCTCACCACCCGGGACGCTCTCACCGGGCCCGCCTCCGTGCGCCTGGCCACCGCGGCGTACGAGACGACCGAGGACCACATCGGCCGGTTCCTGTCCGAGTGCTGCATCCGGCAGGGCCCGGACACTGGCGACTTGCGCGTCGAACAAGGCCTGCTCTATGCCATGTACACCGGCTGGTGCAGCTCCGAAGGCATCAGGGCCGACACCGCCCGCGCGTTCGCCGGCCGCATCCGGCAGGAGGTCGGCCTGGCATCCCCCGCAGAGATGCTGAAGTCCAGCGGCAAGAAGTACTACCCCGCCCTTGCCCTACTCCCGGACGACGACACCATCCGCCCTGACGGACCAACGGGTGGACAGGCATGA
- a CDS encoding nitroreductase family protein, with product MTPHTMSVAEAIRTRRTVRHYRPDPIPAAALDALLALAIEAPTSWNLQDRSIVAVISDEGREGLAWATGGQPQPQEAPLMLAFVAEPLSWRDDHSDVYERARRNGAWNEEFVTTFSAASQAFQTDLEERGLLREYAVKDAMIAASYVMLAATEMGLATSPMNGWDETKVKKAIGIGDRDDLAIALLMSVGYPAEERRHPGRRAQERNVFYESYGSPRNATRAE from the coding sequence ATGACGCCTCACACCATGTCTGTCGCCGAAGCCATCCGCACCCGCCGAACCGTCCGCCACTACCGTCCCGACCCGATCCCTGCTGCCGCGCTCGACGCACTCCTCGCTCTCGCCATCGAGGCACCCACCAGTTGGAACCTCCAGGACCGGTCCATCGTCGCAGTCATCAGTGACGAAGGTCGCGAGGGTTTGGCCTGGGCGACCGGTGGTCAGCCGCAGCCGCAGGAGGCGCCGCTCATGCTGGCCTTCGTGGCCGAGCCACTGTCCTGGCGCGACGACCACAGTGATGTCTACGAGCGGGCCCGTCGCAATGGAGCGTGGAACGAGGAATTCGTCACGACGTTCTCCGCAGCGTCGCAGGCGTTTCAGACAGACCTCGAGGAACGTGGCCTGCTGCGGGAGTACGCGGTCAAGGACGCGATGATCGCGGCCAGTTACGTGATGCTTGCCGCCACGGAGATGGGGCTTGCCACCTCGCCGATGAATGGCTGGGACGAGACCAAGGTGAAGAAGGCGATCGGCATCGGCGATCGCGACGACCTGGCCATCGCGCTGCTCATGTCCGTCGGCTATCCGGCAGAGGAACGACGCCACCCCGGCCGTCGGGCCCAGGAACGCAACGTCTTCTACGAGTCCTACGGATCACCCAGGAATGCCACTCGGGCTGAGTAG